Genomic segment of Clostridiaceae bacterium:
TATTGACATTATTTTAATCAAATTATTTTACCTCAGATCCAACTCAACTGATTACTTTCCGGCAGATCTTCAAGGCATCCATGCTGTTCCAAAATTTCAATAACTGTTTTGCTTAATTTAGCCCGCGTTCTCAAGTCCTCTTTTGAAAGAAATTCGCCATTCATCCTTGCTTCACATATATTTTGTGCAGCTGCCGACCCTAAGCCCTGTAATGCTGTTAAAGGTGGCCTTATTCCATCAGGGTAGATTCTAAATTCTGTAGCATCAGACTTATACAGATGTACAGGTAAAAATTTAATTCCCCTTGCGTACATTTCATTAACTACTTCCAGAATAGTAAGTACATTTTTCTCTTTCTGGGTCATTTCATTACCTTTTTTCTCAAGTTCATTTATGGCGTTTTTAACTTTATCCTGTCCGTAAGCCATTAATTCAGCATCAAAATCATCAGCTCTTACTGTAAAATATGTAGCATAAAATGCTTCAGGATAATAAACTTTAAACCATGCTATTCTGAAAGCCATCATAACATAGGCTGCTGCATGGGCTTTGGGAAACATATACTTAATCTTATTACAGGAGTCAATATACCACTGGGGTACACCTTTTTCCTTCATAATTTCTACATACTCTTCCTTGAGTCCCTTGCCTTTTCTTACATCCTCCATTATTTTGAAAGCAGTTTTGGAAGGAAGCCCTGAATGTATAAGAAACAGCATAATGTCGTCCCTGCAGCAGATACATTCAGAAAGTGTTGCTATGCCTTCTCTTATTATATCCTGCGCATTATTCAGCCACACATCAGTACCATGGGACAGGCCGGAAATTCTGATTAGTTCTGAAAAAGTTTTAGGTTTGGTATCTACCAGCATCTGTCTAACAAACTTAGTACCAAACTCTGGTATGCCAAAAGTCCCAACTTCGCTGTTAATATCCTCAGGCTTTATTCCCAAAGCCTCCGTGCTGCTAAAAATACTCATTGTAGCTTTTTCACCAATGGGGATTGTCTGTGCTTTAACACCGGTTAAATCCTCCAGCATCCTGATTACCGTGGGATCATCGTGACCGAGAATATCAAGTTTCAAAATGCTGCCATGTAAAAAATGGTAATCAAAATGGGTGGTTATGACATTGGAGCTTGTATCGTCTGCCGGTCGCTGAATAGGAGAAAAATCATATATTTCCTTATCATTTGGCACTATCATTATACCACCAGGATGTTGACCGGTTGTCCTCTTTATCCCTGTGCATCCTTTAATCAAACGGTTCATTTCAGCATTTGTAACTGCAATACCTCTTTCTTCAAGATAATTCTTCACGAAACCATAGGCTGTTTTTTCAGCCACAGTAGCAATTGTACCTGCCCGGAATACATGACCTTTTCCGAAAAGTTCCTCAACATATTTATGGGCAACTGGCTGATATTTACCTGAAAAGTTTAAGTCTATATCAGGTTCCTTGTCTCCGTCAAAACCCAGGAAAGTCTCAAAAGGTATATCATATCCGTCCTTTTTTAATTGTTGACCGCAACGGGGACATTCCTTGTCTGGTAGGTCAAAGCCGCATTCATAGCTTCCGTCGGTAATAAATTCAGAATATTTGCACCGGGGACATACATAATGAGGTTGAAGAGAGTTCACCTCTGTTATTCCGACCATATAAGCTACAAAAGATGAACCTACAGATCCTCTTGAACCAACAAGGTATCCGTCGCTTAAGGATTTGGCAACCAGTTTCTGGGCAATAAGGTACATTACAGAAAATCCATTTTTTATAATTGAGTTTAATTCTTTCTCCAGCCTTTGCTCAACAATTTCAGGAAGAGGATAACCATAAATCTCTTTTGCCCTCTCTTCAGCCATTATCTTTATTTCATCCGCTGCTCCTTCCATTTTGGGAGGAAAGGTTCCTTCAGGAACCGGTGCAAGAACATCTATCATATCTGCTATTTTATTAGTATTTCCAACAACTACATTGTAGGCTTCTTCCTCTCCCAAATAGGAGAACTCTTTCAACATTTCATCAGTAGTTCTGAAATAAAGGGGAGCCTGCCTGTCAGCATCTTCATAGCCCTGACCGGCCATCAATATCCTTCTGAAAACTTCATCTTCAGGGTCCATAAAATGCACATCACAGGTTGCAACGACAGGTTTGTCATGTTTTTTTCCAAGTTCTACAATTTTTCTATTTATATTCTTAAGCTCTTCAAAGTTTTTAACCTTCTGATTTGCAATTAAAAATTCATTATTCCCAAGAGGCTGGATTTCCAAATAATCATAGTACTTTACAATCTCACTTATTTCTTCCTCACCTTTATTATTTACAATTGCAGAGTATAATTCTCCAGCCTCACATGCACTCCCCAAAATCAGCCCTTCCCTGTGTGAGCTTAAAACGCTTTTGGGTATAAGAGGTCTTTTATAAAAATACTTTAAATGCGATACAGAAACCAGCTTATACAGATTTTTAAGCCCTGTTTGATTTTTCGCAAGTATTACAGCATGGTAGGAAGAAGTTTTCGTATAATTAGTATTGCTGGAAAATGCCCTCTGAATATCTTTAATAGTGGTTAATCCCCTGTCTTTTAGAATATTCAGGCATTTTATAAAAATATGGGCGGTTGCGGTAGCATCATCCAGAGCTCTGTGATGGTTATCTAAAGAAATACCTAAATGTTTTGCAACAATATCAAGTTTATGCCTTTCCAATTCCGGGAACAAACAGCGGCAAAGCTGGAGAGTATCAATTATAGGATTAGTAAAAGGTCTCCCAATTTCTTTAGCCTTATTTATAATAAAACCTGTATCAAAAGGTGCATTATGCGCAACAACCGGCAAATCTCCAACAAAGTCCAGGAAATTTTTCAAGACTTCAGCAATTCCTGGAGAATCTTTAACCATATCATTTGATATACCGGTTAACCTAGTAATAAACTCTGAAATATTAATATCAGGATTTATTAATGACTGAAAAGTATCAATTATCTCCCCTTCTTTTATCATAACTGCTGCAATCTCAATAATCTTGTCATTTACGGCATTTAAGCCTGTTGTCTCTATGTCAAACACTACAAAAGCATCGTCAAGCAAATAATCCCTTGGATTTGATACAATGGACATTTGATCATTTACTATGTAACATTCGATTCCATAAATAACTTTTATATTATTCTTTTTTGCAGCTTCATATGCATCAGGATATGCTTGTACCACACCATGATCCGTAATTGCAACAGCTTTGTGTCCCCATGCCGAAGCTCTGGATATCAAATCTTTAACAGGAGTTACAGCGTCCAGAGCGCTCATCTGGGTATGCATGTGAAGTTCCACTCTTTTTTCTTCAGCTTTATCTTCTTTTATATTTTTTTCTGTCTCTATTATGTCATAGGCAAAAATACATATTTCTCTTGAAAATTTATCATACTGAACTTCTCCCCGAACTTTCACCCGTTTATTTTCTTTAATCTTTTCCTGTAATATTCCAAGTTTGTCCTTGTCTGCAAAACATTTGACAGTCAGAGAGCTTGTCCTATCAGTAATATCAAAGGTGCACAGATACCTTCCTCCCCGCAGTTCCTTGAATTCTACTGAGAATATGTCTCCACATATTGCAACTCTGCCGGAGTTAGAGTTTACTTCCTGCATTTTTACAATATCATCCTTGAAATCCTTACCCAATATGATTTCTGTTGGTGTCTTTTCACCATTCGAGTTCTTGGAATCTTTCTTTAATCCATTATTATTGGTTGAAATCTCATTTAATGCGCGGGATTCTTCTTTTTTAACCAGATTAATATACTCATTAACCATGGTTTCTGTGTCACTTGAGTCAACAAATTTTACTTTTACGTTATATGAAAATGAATCTCTGATAAGTTCTTCAATTAACCTGTTACAGCCGAGGGATTCCAGTATTTCGCTGCCTTTCCCCCTTAGCTTTATAAACAATCTGTTATCATGGACTTCCCAGGAAGAGTTGTCAAGGATCCCCCTGCTGACCGCAACCCTGTGATTAACATTAAACAATATGCCGTCTTTAAATCTTTCCACTATCTCCTGAAGGGAAGAATTTACATTAAATCTAAGTTTCACTCTGACATTATTAAATCCAAGTTTTTCAGCAAGTCTATCTTCTATATTGCATATTGTAGAAAACTCGATTATTTCACCTGTCGAAGCACAAATCTCAAGAAGATCTGAATTTTTATATATATTAACTGTATTTATGTCTATGTTGTTTAGAATGTTAAATATTTCTCCTGAAGTACTCATTATCTTTTAGCCAACCTCAACCTCCCATATACCCTTAATATCTGCCAATACATTTTCATCCTGAGGCAAAAACCTTTTGCCAGTCCTAGTTTCTCTTCTTTCATAATATGTGTTACCTCTTCCAGTAAAACTTCCATCACTTTTATATTTTTCTGCTCTATAAATTCTGTCATTGCTATTTCTATCCCATATCCAGTTATTTCTGTACTGAAAATATCATCCAGTATATACCTCTTGAGGGCTCTTTGTCCTGATAAATGAGGAGCAATCTTCTGAGCAAGATCAGTTGAAAATCTTCCACTGTCAAATATACCAATTGTCATCTCAACCTCATTATCAATAACCGGTTTTATCATCTTATTTACATGTTCCGGACTCAACCCTACCAAATCTGCATCAAGAAGAACTATTATATCGCCTTTTGCAACTTTAAGTCCTTCCCTGATTGCCTCAGCTTTTCCTTTGTTCTCTTTACAATTTATTACCATTGCGCCACATTCTTTGGCTATACCTACTGTATTGTCCTCAGAACCGTCACTAACAACAATAATTTCCTGGACATCTTTTACTTTTTTTAAGGTTTTAATGACTGCTGAAATGGTTTTTTCCTCATTATATGCAGGTATAATTGCACTAATATACATTTTCTTTCTCCTTTATCTAAAGCTTTTCAACCTCTTTTATCAATTCCTGGACAATTTCATCCTGAGGAATTTTCCTTACAATTTTACCTTTTTTAAATAACAAGGCTTCTCCTTTCCCGCTTGCAATCCCAATATCTGCCTCTTTTGCCTCACCGGGCCCGTTTACTGCGCAGCCCATAACGGCAACCTTGATATTTTTATTAATATTAGCCAGCTTGTCCTCAACTTCCCTTGTAATCTTAATTAAATCAATCTGGCATCTTCCGCATGTAGGGCAGGAAATAATATTAAGGCCTTGATCCCTTATTTCGAGAGTTCTTAATATATCTATGCCAACCTTCACCTCTTCCACAGGATCATCTGTCAGAGACACTCTTAAAGTATCTCCGATCCCTTCAGCCAGAAGAGAGCCAATACCTATTGCTGATTTTATCGTTCCCATATATATGGTACCTGCTTCAGTTATTCCAATATGAAGAGGATAATGTGTTTTCTCTGCTATTAATCTGTAGGCTTTAATTGTCATGAGAACACTGGAAGCCTTAATAGAAAATATAATATTATCAAAGTTTAAGTCTTCAAAGATTCTGGAATGTTCCAATGCACTTTCCACCATACCCTCAGGAGTAATTTTCCCATATTTCTCCAAAATATGTTTTTCAATGGACCCTGAATTTACACCTATACGAATTGGAATATCCCTTTCTTTTGCAACTTTTACAACTTCTAAAACTTTGTCTCTTCCACCGATATTTCCGGGGTTAATCCTAATTTTATCAGCACCATTTTTCATACTTGCTATGGCAAGCCGGTAGTCAAAATGTATGTCTGCTATAAGTGGTATGGAAATTGCCTTTTTTATTTTCTTAATTGCATTGGCAGCTTCTTCATCAGGAACTGCTACTCTTACTATATCACAACCTGCATCCTGGAGTCTTTTTATTTGGTTAATTGTAGACTCTGCATCACGGGTATCCGTATTGGTCATAGATTGCACAGTGATAGGGGCATCTCCACCTATATAAATATTTCCCACCCTTATTTTTTTAGTAAGCTTTCTTTTACAGCAGTTCTTCACGCCAGTCTATCCTCCGGTTACCCTACGTAATATGTCGTTATATGTTGAAAAAATCATAAGTATTATTAAAAATATAAATCCTATAAAAGAAATAAAGGCTTCTTTTTCAGGCGGAATAGGTTTCTTTCTTATACCCTCCACAGCAAGTAAAAGTAATTTACTTCCGTCCAGAGCCGGAAATGGTACAAGATTTACAAGTCCAAGATTAATACTGATAAATGAGGCCAGGCTAAATACTCCGATGAATTTATCAAAAAAAGTTGGACTTTGCTCCACTACATCTCCGATAACTCCTACTATTCCAATGGGTCCTGACAATTGTGACAAAGACACTCTTCCGGTAATCAACCAGATAATTGAATACATTACATTGCGCGCTACCGAATAGGCATACCTGAATGAGTATCTTATTGTTTCAATAAAATTTCCTTTAGCTCTTGCAAAATAAATTCCTATATCATATTGCTCCTCATTTAAATCTGTTATGGGAACTGTTTCAAACTGAAGCTCCTGACCATCACGGTCTACAGTAACTTTTACTGTCTGGCCTGAGTTTCTGTTCATAAATTCCCTTATTTCCCTGTTATTGTCAACAGGAGTGTCGTTCAGCTTTACAATCTTGTCTCCCTGTCTAAGTCCGGCTTTATAGCCTGGAGATTCAGGATCAATATTTCCTATAATATTTGATTCCTCTCCGAAGGATTTTTTTGGGGTAAATCCGATAATAAATCTATTTTTAGGTATAACCTCAGGATATACCGTAAAAGTTTTCTTTTCTCCATTTCGTATTACTTCGATCTCAGCAGGTTTTCCTTTTGTGCCAAACAGAAAGAGATAAATATCGGCAGGATGAAATACTCTTTTATTATCAAAACTAACTATTTCATCCCCTTCCCTTATTCCGGCTTCATATGTCTGGGATGTAGTATCAATAACCTCAATCCTGGTAGTACTATAGCCGGTAAGAGAGCTTAATAAAACGATTATTATTATAGCTGAAATTATATTCATGAGAGGTCCCGCCGCCAGTACTGAGGCTCTTACTCTCAGAGGTTTTTTGTTATAAGCTCTTTCATCTTCAGAAGCTGCTTCTTCTCCTTCCATTTTTACATATCCTCCGAGGGGAATAAGCCTCACAGAATACTGAGTTTCTCCTTTTTGTACACTGAACAACTTTGGTCCCATAAAAAGTGAAAATTCCAGTACTTTTATATCAGAAAGTTTTGCAACAATAAAATGTCCAAATTCATGTATTATTATCAAAAAGCTAAGAGTCAGTATAGCTACTATTGTTTGCATTATTATCAACCACCATTCCGCTGACAGACATCAGCAATTCTAAGCGCATGTACAAGCATTTCTTGCAGCATTTCTGGCCCAACAATCTACTTTTATTATATCATTCAAATCAGGCATAATATTCACAGTATGGCTATCCATAACCTTTTTAATTATACGGGGAATGTCCCCGAATCTTATTTTCTTATTGAGAAACAAATTTACTGCTTCTTCATTCGCTCCATTCATGGCAGCCGGCATAGTCCCTCCTATTGCCAGAGCTTCATATGCAAGCCTCAGGCAGGAAAATGTACTGTAATCTGGTTCTTCAAAGGTAAGCTTGCCATACTTAAGCAAGTCTAACTTCTCATAGTTATTGTATCTCCTGGAAGGATAACTTAAAGCATACTGAATTGGCACCCTCATATCTGGAATACCTAATTGGGCAATGACAGATCCATCTATATATTCAACCATTGAATGTATAATACTCTGAGGATGAATCAATATATCAATTTTTTCAGGTTGAATGTCAAACAGCCATCTGGCTTCAATAACCTCCAGGCCTTTATTCATAAGAGTTGCCGAATCTATTGTTATTTTGCTTCCCATTTTCCAGTTAGGATGAGCCAGAGCATCTTCCACTGAAACATTTTCCAGTTCAGAAGCTTTTTTCCCTCTGAAAGGCCCTCCGGAAGCTGTAAGTATTATTCTGTTTACTTCTTTGTTTTTGTTGCCATGAAGGCATTGAAATACTGCTGAATGTTCACTGTCCACAGGTAAAATTTTCACCTGCCGTTTTCTGACTTCAGCCATAACTATTTCCCCTGCAGCAACAAGTACTTCCTTATTAGCGAGCGCAATATCTTTTCCCTTTTTTATAGCCTCGAATACAGGTACCAGTCCAGCAATGCCAACTATAGAAGCTACTACCATTTCAGCTTCGTCAGCAGTTGCTACTTTTATCAGTCCTTCCTCTCCGCTGTATATTTCTACTCCCAATGATTCAAATCTATTTTTCACATCTCTGGTAAATACTTCTTCTCCCACAGCCACAATTCTGGGCTTGAATTCCCTTACCTGTTTTTCCAGCAGTTCAACATTGGAATTAGCTGTCAAACCAATAACTTTATATCCCAAATTCCTGATTACGTCAAGAGTCTGAACTCCTACAGACCCTGTAGAACCTAGTATTGAAATAAGCTTACTCATTGATTGTCTCCCTTATGTCTAATTCCATTAACTAATGTATCTTACTTAAATCTTATAGTCTGAATAATAATCCCAGATAGAAATAAATAACGGGTGCTACAAATAGTATACTGTCAAATCTGTCAAGTATTCCTCCATGTCCTGGAATTAAATTTCCATAATCCTTTACCTTGACATTCCTCTTAATAGCCGAAGCTACCCAATCACCCAGCTGTGATATAATTCCGCTTAGAGCTCCCATTATAGCATAATGGTACAATGGTATGTCAGTATAGCTTCTGCCAGCTAAATGACCATATACCAGTAATGCCAGAATGCCACCTATAAACCCTCCAATAGAGCCCTCAAGCGTTTTTTTGGGACTTATTTCCGGCAATATTTTGGTTTTTCCTATTGTAATGCCTGTAAAATAAGCAAAAGTATCTGTTGCCCAGGCTCCGATAAATATAAGCCATATAAAGAATTCCCCTCTTTCAAGATTTCTTGTCAGGGAAATAAAGGATAATAAATATGGTATGTACATCATTCCTATAGCAGTCAGCCCTATATCAACAATGTTATATTTTTTATTAAAGAATACAATTGTAAGCAGTAATGTAACTAATATTATAAAGAAAAATGCAGTAATCAGATAGGTAGTACCTACTGCTTCAGTTATTGTTCTATAGAGCCCGCCCTGGTTTTTATTAAGACTTATAAAAAGTAAAGGCAAGCATGAAACATATCCTGGAATTTTAACAGGTTTATATCCTCCTTTGGATAGTGTGTTATAAAACTCACTAAGCCCAACTAAAGATATAAGAAAAATGGCAACCGAAAATACCTGCTTGTTAGTTAAAGCAGCAATTAACAGGATAATCCCAACAATTGAACTTAATACTCTAGTCTTTAACAATTATATTCCCCCGTACCTTCTATTTCTTTCTTGATAATCCTTTATGGCTTTCAGCAAATCCTCCTCGCTAAAGTCCGGCCATAGCACATCAGTAAACCAAAGTTCTGAGTATGCTGCCTGCCAAAGGAGAAAATTACTAAGCCTTTCTTCTCCGCCTGTTCTTATTATAAGATCAGGATCGGGTATACCTGCAGTATATAACCTGTCAGCTACAGTCTTCTCATTTATTGCACTCGGCTTTAACTTGCCCTGATTAACTTCCTTGGCGATTTCTTTTGCCGCCTGGGCTATTTCAGCCCTGCCCCCATAATTTAAAGCTATATTTAAAATTAAGCCTGTGTTTTTTTCTGTCATTTTCATTACTTTTTGGGTTTGTAATCTAATTTCTTCAGATAATCTTGACAAATCCCCTATAACTCTTATTCGGGTATTATCCCCTGCCAATTCCTTTTCAGCTCTCTGTAAATACTCTAAAAGCAGAGCCATAAGCGAGTCTACTTCACTTTTAGGTCTATTCCAGTTTTCGGTGGAAAAGGCATATACAGTTAGATATTTTATACCTATCTTTTTACAGGCTTCCACAATCCTTCTAAGAGTCTGGGAACCTTCCCTGTGGCCTATATTTCTTGATAATCCCTTTTTTCTGGCCCATCTCCCATTCCCGTCCATAATTATGGCAATATGTTCAGGAAGATTATTTTTATTTAGAGTATGTATATATTTATTTCTTTTGAGCAGTTTTCTAAATAAATTCATGTATCCTCCCAAATAATAACTTCACATAATATACCCCACAATACCTTTTGTACTATATACTATTAACTGTGAAGTTATATTATTTGAATTTTCTTCTGACTAAAATATTATACCAGTTTTTTCTGAATAATAAAACTTAAGAATAGGGGTTTTTTGTTCAAATAAGATAAAGAGCACTCTTCTTTCGAAAGGTGCTCCATATAATTTGTTAACCTATTGTTGGATTACATACAAGCAATTCAACTTTATTGTCTCCTATGTGCCTTATTCTTACTACTCTGTAAAAATCATGATATTCAGATGATTTTTCTCTTGGCGGGCTGGTAGTTTCTATTTTATGTATAACAAAACCAGAATCCAGAAGCAAATCTATGGCATCTTCAACAGTAAATCCAATTATATCGGGAATACCCATGTGTTCAAATACCTCTTGACTAAACTTCCATAATTTCTTTTTCTTTTGCTTCTACTATTTTATCTATTTCAGCAATGTATTTGTCAGTCAGGTTCTGGATATCTTTCTCAGCAACCTTCAAATCATCTTCACTAATCTCGCTTTTCTTTTTCATGGACTTAAATTGCTCAATTGCATCTCTTCTTATTGATCTAATTGCAACTTTTGAATCCTCACCATGCTTTTTTACAATTTTAGTTAATTCTTTCCTTCTTTCCTCAGTTAGAACCGGGAAAACCAATCTTATAACTTTACCATCATTAATGGGATTAATACCTAAATCAGACTTTTGTATCGCTTTTTCAATATCCTTTAATACTTTTATATCCCATGGCTGAATTACTATTACTCTTGCTTCAGGTACATTAATGCTACCCAGCTGATTAATGGGAGTTGGTACACCATAATAGTCTACACTGATTTTGTCCAATAAAGCAGGATTAGCCCTACCTGCCCTTAAACCTGCAAGTTCTGATTTTAATACAGCAATAGTCTTTTTCATTCTTTCTTCAGTAGGTTTGTAAGCTTCCTTATCCATTATCAACCCTCCATTTATATATAAAATTGCCATAAAATATGCTGAATTGGCAGTGAACTAAATCTTTTGTTATTATTATACTACGGTTTTTTATTATGCTCTACTTGGAAATGGTTGTTCCTATACTTTCCCCACAGATAACTCTTATTATGTTTTCAGGCTCGTCCAAGCCAAATACTACAATAGGTATTTTATTATCCATACATAATGAAGTAGCTGTTGAATCCATAACCCCAAGACCTTTGTTCAATACTTCAATATAGGATAAAGTATTGAATTTTCTGGCTTCAGGATTTATAGCCGGATCACTGTCATAGACTCCATCAACTTTAGTAGCCTTTAAAATTACTTCAGCATCAATCTCCGCAGCTCTTAAAGCAGCAGTTGTATCTGTTGAGAAAAACGGATTTCCTGTACCACAGGCAAAAATAACTACTCTCTTTTTTTCCAGATGTCTTACTGCCCTTCTTCTTATATATGGTTCAGCAATCTGGCGCATTTCTATGGCTGTCTGGACTCTTGTGGGGACATTCTTTGATTCCAGGGAATCCTGTAATGCAAGAGCATTTATTACTGTGGCAAGCATTCCCATATGGTCAGCAGTGGTTCTATCCATTCCCTTACCGCTTTTTCCTCTCCAGAAGTTACCGCCTCCTACAACAATCGCAATTTCAACTCCCATTTTCGTGGCTTCAGCAATTTTATCTGTCACATTGCTCAATATCTCAGGATTAATACCACTTTTATCCTGTCCTGCCAAAGCCTCACCGCTTATCTTAAGTAAAACTCTTTTGTATTTTGGTGTCTTCATCAAAATATTTCCCCCAACCTAAGTATTCTTCTACACTAATAGTTAAAATCCTTCTGCATGGAATATAAAAAGCACTTAGTTCCTACGCTTAAAAAAAGGGAACATATAACTTATGTTCCCCTTTTTATTAACCTTTAATTTGTTTCATTACTTCATCTGCAAAGTTTTCTTCTTTCTTCTCTATACCTTCTCCTCTCTCAAACCTTGCAAATCTTCTGATATTAATATTTTCTCCTATTTTAGCTATCTTTTCATTTAATAACTGTTGTATGGTCTTGTCCGGATCCTTAATCCAAGGTTGTTCCAGCAGACATACTTCTTTGTAGAACTTCTCTATTCTTCCTTCTACCATTTTATCAACTATTTTCTCTGGCTTTCCTTCGTTTAATGCCTGAGCCCTGAGTATGCTCTTTTCCTTTTCAATTATGTCCTGGGGAACATCCTCTCTACGTATATATTCAGGTTTAGCAGCAGCTATCTGCATTGCAATATCCTTTACAAAAGTCCTGAATTCTTCATTCTTGGCTGCAAAGTCTGTTTCAATGTTAACCTCAACTAGAACTCCAATTCTACCATCACCATGAATATACGCATCAACCAAACCTTCTGCAGCAATTCTTCCAGCTTTCTTTGCCGCAGCTGCAAGTCCTTTTTCCCTTAATATCTCAATTGCTTTTTCAATATCACCATTTGCTTCCGTAAGAGCCTTCTTGCAATCCATCATACCGGCACCGGTTCTTTCGCGAAGCTGCTTTACTTGATCAGCAGTAATCATTTAAATACCTCCAAATCTCAATTATTTACTATGAATAAATTAAATTATTCTTCAGTAACTGTTTCTTCAGGGAATATTTGCTCTACTTCAACTGCTTCTGTTTCAACTGTTTCTATATCTTCTGCCTTTTCATCTGCCTCTGCCACAACTTCTCCAGAATCTGGTTCGGAAGCAGTAAACTGTTCACCCTGTTTACCCTCAAGAACAGCATCTGCAATCTTGCTTGCAATTAACTTAACAGCTCTTATAGCGTCGTCATTTCCAGGTATTACATAATCAACTTCGTCAGGGTCACAATTAGTATCAACTATTGCAACAACAGGTATACCTAATTTCCTTGCTTCTAATATGGCATTTTTTTCTTTTCTTGGATCAACAACAAACATTGCAGCTGGTAATCTTTTTAGGTTCTTAATTCCACCAAGGTACTTTTCAAGTTTTTCTACTTCATTCTTTAATTTAATTACTTCTTTCTTGGGGAGTACATCGAAGATCCCATTTTCCTGCATTTCATTCAGCTGATTCAATCTATCAATTCTTTTCCTGATGGTTTTGAAATTTGTAAGCATGCCACCTAACCATCTGACATTTACATAGAACTGTCCACATCTTTCAGCTTCTTCTTTTATAGAATCCTGAGCCTGCTTCTTTGTTCCGACGAAAATAACTTCTCCCCCGTTCATAGCTACTTCACGAATAAAGGAGTAAGCTTCTTCGATTTTCTTTACGGTTTTCTGCAAATCTATAATATAGATTCCATTTCTTTCCGTAAAAATATATTCAGCCATTTTGGGATTCCATCTTCTGGTCTGATGGCCGAAATGAACACCTGCTTCTAATAACTGTTTCATTGACACTACTGACATAATAAAATTACCTCCTATTGTTTTTATACCTCCATCGTCTTCATCTTCGCGAGATACCCAATGGCAACTTCTCGAAAATCTGACAATGTGTGTATTTTTTTACCGTTATTTAACCGTTATGTAGTATAACATAACAAAATGACGTATGCAATAGATTTATCATAAAATAGGCCTTATCAAAACATATATTTATATTTCCCATTATTTGCGGGTCTATATAACAGATATTATAAAACTAAATTATGCTAACTTGCATATTATTAATAATAATTGTAAAAT
This window contains:
- a CDS encoding 1-deoxy-D-xylulose-5-phosphate reductoisomerase; the protein is MSKLISILGSTGSVGVQTLDVIRNLGYKVIGLTANSNVELLEKQVREFKPRIVAVGEEVFTRDVKNRFESLGVEIYSGEEGLIKVATADEAEMVVASIVGIAGLVPVFEAIKKGKDIALANKEVLVAAGEIVMAEVRKRQVKILPVDSEHSAVFQCLHGNKNKEVNRIILTASGGPFRGKKASELENVSVEDALAHPNWKMGSKITIDSATLMNKGLEVIEARWLFDIQPEKIDILIHPQSIIHSMVEYIDGSVIAQLGIPDMRVPIQYALSYPSRRYNNYEKLDLLKYGKLTFEEPDYSTFSCLRLAYEALAIGGTMPAAMNGANEEAVNLFLNKKIRFGDIPRIIKKVMDSHTVNIMPDLNDIIKVDCWARNAARNACTCA
- the frr gene encoding ribosome recycling factor, with the protein product MDKEAYKPTEERMKKTIAVLKSELAGLRAGRANPALLDKISVDYYGVPTPINQLGSINVPEARVIVIQPWDIKVLKDIEKAIQKSDLGINPINDGKVIRLVFPVLTEERRKELTKIVKKHGEDSKVAIRSIRRDAIEQFKSMKKKSEISEDDLKVAEKDIQNLTDKYIAEIDKIVEAKEKEIMEV
- the rseP gene encoding RIP metalloprotease RseP, which produces MQTIVAILTLSFLIIIHEFGHFIVAKLSDIKVLEFSLFMGPKLFSVQKGETQYSVRLIPLGGYVKMEGEEAASEDERAYNKKPLRVRASVLAAGPLMNIISAIIIIVLLSSLTGYSTTRIEVIDTTSQTYEAGIREGDEIVSFDNKRVFHPADIYLFLFGTKGKPAEIEVIRNGEKKTFTVYPEVIPKNRFIIGFTPKKSFGEESNIIGNIDPESPGYKAGLRQGDKIVKLNDTPVDNNREIREFMNRNSGQTVKVTVDRDGQELQFETVPITDLNEEQYDIGIYFARAKGNFIETIRYSFRYAYSVARNVMYSIIWLITGRVSLSQLSGPIGIVGVIGDVVEQSPTFFDKFIGVFSLASFISINLGLVNLVPFPALDGSKLLLLAVEGIRKKPIPPEKEAFISFIGFIFLIILMIFSTYNDILRRVTGG
- a CDS encoding phosphatidate cytidylyltransferase, with amino-acid sequence MLKTRVLSSIVGIILLIAALTNKQVFSVAIFLISLVGLSEFYNTLSKGGYKPVKIPGYVSCLPLLFISLNKNQGGLYRTITEAVGTTYLITAFFFIILVTLLLTIVFFNKKYNIVDIGLTAIGMMYIPYLLSFISLTRNLERGEFFIWLIFIGAWATDTFAYFTGITIGKTKILPEISPKKTLEGSIGGFIGGILALLVYGHLAGRSYTDIPLYHYAIMGALSGIISQLGDWVASAIKRNVKVKDYGNLIPGHGGILDRFDSILFVAPVIYFYLGLLFRL
- a CDS encoding UMP kinase: MKTPKYKRVLLKISGEALAGQDKSGINPEILSNVTDKIAEATKMGVEIAIVVGGGNFWRGKSGKGMDRTTADHMGMLATVINALALQDSLESKNVPTRVQTAIEMRQIAEPYIRRRAVRHLEKKRVVIFACGTGNPFFSTDTTAALRAAEIDAEVILKATKVDGVYDSDPAINPEARKFNTLSYIEVLNKGLGVMDSTATSLCMDNKIPIVVFGLDEPENIIRVICGESIGTTISK
- a CDS encoding isoprenyl transferase, giving the protein MNLFRKLLKRNKYIHTLNKNNLPEHIAIIMDGNGRWARKKGLSRNIGHREGSQTLRRIVEACKKIGIKYLTVYAFSTENWNRPKSEVDSLMALLLEYLQRAEKELAGDNTRIRVIGDLSRLSEEIRLQTQKVMKMTEKNTGLILNIALNYGGRAEIAQAAKEIAKEVNQGKLKPSAINEKTVADRLYTAGIPDPDLIIRTGGEERLSNFLLWQAAYSELWFTDVLWPDFSEEDLLKAIKDYQERNRRYGGI